The following coding sequences lie in one Dryobates pubescens isolate bDryPub1 chromosome 10, bDryPub1.pri, whole genome shotgun sequence genomic window:
- the LOC104309499 gene encoding calmodulin-1-like yields the protein MADQLTEEQIAEFKEAFSLFDKDGDGTITTKELGTVMRSLGQNPTEAELQDMINEVDADGNGTIDFPEFLTMMARKLKDTDSEEEIREAFQVFDKDGNGYISAAELPHVMTNLGEKLTDEEVDEMIREADIDGDGQVSYEEFVQMMTAK from the coding sequence ATGGCTGATCAGCTGACTGAAGAACAGATTGCTGAATTCAAGGAAGCCTTTTCCCTATTTGACAAAGATGGTGACGGTACTATCACAACAAAAGAACTGGGAACTGTCATGAGGTCATTGGGTCAAAATCCAACGGAAGCAGAGTTGCAGGATATGATCAACGAGGTAGATGCTGATGGCAATGGCACTATCGACTTCCCTGAATTTTTAACCATGATGGCCAGAAAATTGAAGGACACAGATAGCGAGGAAGAAATCCGTGAGGCATTCCAAGTCTTTGACAAGGATGGCAACGGCTATATCAGTGCAGCAGAACTACCTCATGTTATGACAAACTTAGGAGAAAAGCTAACAGATGAAGAAGTAGATGAAATGATCAGAGAAGCAGACATTGATGGGGATGGGCAAGTCAGCTATGAAGAATTCGTACAGATGATGACTGCAAAGTGA